The Anastrepha ludens isolate Willacy chromosome 2, idAnaLude1.1, whole genome shotgun sequence genome contains a region encoding:
- the LOC128855195 gene encoding bifunctional arginine demethylase and lysyl-hydroxylase JMJD6-A has product MKMCLEESKLKLQQILIKCKDKCIDPKAYSCVQKFISENESGSACRSWKLFKFCLIFALLAYGYNYFFNELSSKRCLLELPRALRYALRPPEDCAFCENIESAVRLRGVTSEEFASKYAYTGGPVIVEDATTNWTAPTKFDYWYFRDIYMNAKRKQKILDCQFLPYKTGFRDIFKALDMPKERVELQPGNKPWYFGWSNCNPETAEELRRHYGRPYFLPPTSENNAVDWFFIGTAGLGAHMHIDNVRLPSWQAQLSGSKRWLLAPPPECYFRCKRFDTIVRRGDIIVLDTNKWYHQTFVQPGEVSLTIGAEYD; this is encoded by the exons ATGAAAATGTGTTTGGAAGAGTCGAAATTGAAAttgcaacaaattttaataaaatgcaaagatAAATGCATCGATCCGAAAGCATATAGTTGTGTGCAGAAGTTTATAAGTGAGAATGAAAGTGGGAGTGCATGTAGAAGTTGGAAGCTATtcaaattttgcttgatatttgctCTACTGGCATATGGATATAATTACTTCTTCAATGAGTTATCGTCAAAG CGTTGTCTCTTGGAGTTGCCTCGTGCACTTCGCTACGCCCTTCGACCGCCCGAAGATTGCGCCTTTTGCGAGAACATTGAGAGCGCAGTGCGCTTACGCGGCGTTACAAGTGAGGAATTCGCATCGAAATATGCCTACACTGGAGGGCCAGTTATAGTCGAGGATGCAACTACGAATTGGACAGCGCCAACG AAATTCGACTATTGGTACTTTCGCGATATCTACATGAATGcaaaacgcaaacaaaaaattctcgatTGCCAATTTTTACCCTACAAAACAGGCTTCAGGGATATTTTTAAAGCTTTAGATATGCCGAAGGAGCGAGTAGAATTACAGCCCGGTAACAAGCCATGGTACTTTGGCTGGAGTAATTGTAATCCGGAGACAGCAGAGGAGTTGCGCAGGCACTATGGGCGTCCTTACTTTCTCCCACCCACATCCGAAAATAATGCAGTCGATTGGTTCTTCATTGGCACAGCCGGACTGGGCGCGCATATGCAT ATCGATAATGTACGCCTACCTTCGTGGCAGGCGCAGCTGTCGGGCAGTAAGCGTTGGTTACTTGCACCGCCACCGGAATGCTATTTCAGATGCAAACGCTTCGATACCATTGTGCGCAGAGGTGATATAA TTGTTTTGGACACCAACAAATGGTATCACCAGACATTTGTGCAGCCGGGAGAAGTTAGTCTTACCATTGGTGCCGAGTATGATTAA